The stretch of DNA CGCGCCTCATCCCTCTTTATCAGTGCAAACGCGTTGCCATTGTGAGTAATCCTTGTTGACCTAACAGTAGCTCGCGCAGTAAGCTGACAATCCCTAGCCAAATCACAGGAGTAATATCGACTCCGCCGATTGGTGGTACTAACTTACGCAAAGGCGCTAAAAAGGGTTCAGTGGTTACAGCAATGACGTTAAAAGGAAAGCGTTTGAGATCGACTTGTGGATACCACGTCAGAACGATGCGAAAGAGAAATAACAAGATCATCAGTCCCAATATAGAACCAAGAATCCAATTCGTTAGAGTAACAGCGCTCATATTGGTTTAACGGCGAAACGACTCAGAAATTGACTGCTAGGGTGCAAAAGTATCTAACTATGAAAGAAGTACTCAATCAAGAATGACCAAGAATGACATACTTTATTTTAAATTTTGTAAATATTTTGTATTTTAACTAAAAAAGGCTTACTGGCGGCGCGTAGAAAAATCGCAGTTAATACAACTATTTCCACTGCAGCTCATTCTTACTTGTCAAGGCAGTGCGTTAATCTAAGACATAAAACAGTATGCGATGAACTTCTCAATGGTGTAACAGAAGATTAAAATTAAGATCGAAGTGTGCAAAAAGGTTGCGAATCTATGACACCGTCGTTAATGAATTTCTTTTATAGTTTGCTGGCTGGACTTTTAATTGTTGTTATTCCAGCAACAGTAGGTTTGATTTTTATTAGTCAAAAGGATAAAATCCAGCGTTCATAATAGATTTAAGGGAGTCGCAATGACTCCCCACAAATTCAGTAACGCGTGCTGTAGTTGTGTCATAGATGTGTAGCGAGTAGAAGCGAGTAGATAAGTTGCATAGAAGCACAGATTTAATTAATATCGATTGGCAGTATGCAACAAAAACAATGCCCAGATCCCTATGGTGATTTTTGGCTGGACTCGTTAGGATAAGACATACTTGAGAGAATAGAAATGGTTAACTTTGGACTAAATTCAGCGAGTATCCTGGGCATCGTCTTAGCTGTAGCTGGTGCAGGTCTATATTTTCTGCGCTCAGTGCGTCCAGAGCTATCGCGAGACCACGACATTTTTTTCGCGGCTGTCGGGCTATTGTGCGGTTTTATTCTTTTATTTCAAGGCTGGCGATTAGACCCAATTTTGCAATTTGGTCAATTATTACTCACGGGTTCAGCAATCTTCTTTGCGGTTGAAAGTGTCCGATTGCGGGGTGTTGCAACTGAACAAGCAAAACGCAACACGCGAATTGTGGATGAAGAAAGACCAGTTAGCCCCGTTTATGAGTATCAAGCCGAGTTAGACGAGCTTGAGCCACTTTACGAAGAACGCCCTACAATTAATCCCAGAAGAAGAATTCAGGGCACAAAAGAAACGCGCCCAGCAAGAACTACCGAATATGAAGACGAACTCCGGCGTAATTCTACCGATGATTACGATGACGAGCCTCGGCGTCGGTACTCGAATCGCGCTAGTAGTTCTGAGCGCTTAGCACCTGCAGATAGACCAACAAAGCGTCGTCGTTCTCCTCGTCCGACAAGTCCAACAAGCCGTTCAAGCGTTGAGCGCCCAGAAGTTGATGAGTGGGGATATCCCAAATCAGATAGTAGCTGGGATGATGTCGGTAGCAGCAGCACGAGTAGACCCTCACGTCCTACAAGAAGTAGTGACTCTTCGTGGGAAGACAAGGATAGCTCGAATACAGTAGCTCGACCGACGACCAGAAAACGCCGTCCTGCGCCTGCGCAAGGTACGTCTCGAAGAAGAGAGGACGATATTGAAGCAACGCCAACCGATTATGTAGATTACAAGCCCGTTGATGCCTCAGATAGTGACTTTGATAATCCAGTCAGGTTTGACGAACCTTAGAAATTTATAGGTCAAACTCAAGTCATAGGGCTATACTTATCAATTAGCTATTAGCGCTAATGGTAGTTGCTAATTGATAGTGCTGCAAACAAGTATGGTCAAGTTGTCCCTGAAAAATAATAAAATTCTGAATGTCAACTTGGGTAGGGGCATTGCAGTAGACTTGAGGTGAGAAAATTTTTAGCAAAATGGGGACTTCGGCACTGGATTAATCTTTGTCTGGGTTCGGGGTTATTGCTTTTTGCGATCGCGTGTACTCCTCTCGATCGCCCCAGCATTCCCGCTAGTTTGAACAGCCGATATACTGACGAACAACCAGCATTGAGTGGCGATGGTCGCTACGTCGCTTTTGTTTCAAATCGTGATGGTAGTCGTCATCTCCTCTTATATGACTTACAAGCGCAGGTTTTGCTACCTTTACCAGGCTTACAAGACCGCCCTGAAGTTATTGCCGAAAGCCCCAGCATTAGCTATACAGGACGCTACATTGTCTGTATTATTAATGACCAAGGAAGACCGAGTTTAGTCCTCTACGATCGCGTAACTCAACAGCGACAATTTCTCAGCAGATGGTATCAAGGATGGATTCGCAATCCTAGCATTAGTCCTGATGGTCGCTACATCGCAGTTGAAAGTAGTATTAATGGTCAGTGGGATATCGAAGTCCTCGATCGAGGTTCTAGGATTGAGTTAGATATTCCTGATGGCGTTCCTATTGAGGAGCATAAATTACAGACGTCTTCCGACTAAAGTCAAGGTTACCTAAACAAATTGTACTTTTACATACTAAGCTAAGAGACCTGAGGGAGTAAGGCATACTTTGCTCGCAGTCGATGCAAGTAACTCTTGTGGTTCTCGTTGCGAATGCACGCGCAATCGCATTCAGGCTTGTCTTGCTGCAAACCCTAGTCAAGCACTTCTAAACCTTAGCTTTTTATCATTCATTTGTGAAACGCTTCGTTACTCTACTAGCAACCATCCTAGCGCTGACGTTAATTTTAATAGTATTGAGTAGTTATGGAAGCTCCGCCCGCTTGCTAAGCTTCCCCTCAGAGCCAAGTGGAAGAAGCCTGAATAGCCCTGCAGCTGAACTCACCCCGCGCGTCTCTGGAAGATACATCGTCTTTAGTTCAGATCGCTTCGGGCGTCAAGATATTTATTTATTTGACATGGTTAGCCGCAAATTAGTTGACTTACCAGGATTAAATTCGTTTGATGCGATCGCCTCAAGTCCTGCTATATCTGAAGATGGTCGGTACATTGTATTTGCTAGCAATCGTCAAGGAAAGTCTGGCATCTTTTTGTACGATCGCGAAACTCGCCAGTTAAGGAACTTGACAACTAACTTGCAAGCCGAAGTCCGTAACCCGACAATTAGCGCTGATGGCAATCGAATTGCCTTTGAATCCAGTGCTAACGGACAGTGGGATATTCTTATTTACGATCGCACCGGAAAACCAATTAATATCCCAACTGAGCCACAATAAAAAGAGATGGGAAGCACAGAAGCAGAGGAAGCATGAGAATGCATCTTTTCACTACCCCCTAGTCACTAGAGCCACTAACCACTACCTTCTCACTTCTCACCCCTCTTTTGCTGTACTGATTCAATCAGCGATCGCACTTCTTCGGTACCTGTCGATGGTTCAAAATGAAGTGGGAATTTACCGCGAATGAGCATTTTGAAACCAAGCGGTGTAATTCGTAATAAACCTTTGAGATCGCGAAAGTAATCGCCAACCACCTGAAGCACAAACTTCGGCTCGTTAATCCAGCCGCCTTGTTTTACCAGTTCAATTAATCCTTTGCGGTGACGAATCGGGATACTATCTGGTACTTCTTTGTTCGCTAAGATTTCTTGTTTGATTTTGCTAATTTGATCCAAAGGTGCAACATCCATCGGACACACACTATTGCAGTAAAAACAGCGCGTACAGCCCCATACACCTTGAGTACCAATATTATATTTTTCCAAGCGCGTTTCAGTTTGAGTATCGCGCGAATCTGCGACCATGCGGTAAGCTTTGGCAAGCGCGTGCGGACCGACGAAATCTGGATTAATTTCCCGCGCATTGCATTCGGAATAGCAGGCGCCACACATAATACAATTACCCGTTTGATCGAGGCGCGATCGCTCTTGTGGAGTTTGTAAAAATTCGCGTTCTGGTATTTTTCTAGCGCTCGTACTGATATAAGGTTCTACTGCCTCTAAGTGATTCCAAAAACTTGTCATATCTACCACTAGGTCTTTAATGACTGGCATATTTCCTAACGGCGCTAGAATAATTTCTGGAGTTGCTCCATGACGACCCTCAATACTTTGTAATCTTTGAATTTCACTTCCAACGTTTTCCTTACACGCTAAAGCAGAACGTCCGTTAATCCGCATTGCACAACTGCCACAAATCGTATTGCGACAATTTTTCCGAAATGCTAAACTTCCGTCTTGTTCCCATTTAATGCGATTTAGGCAATCCAAAATTGTATTACCTGGTTCAACTTCCAATTGGTATGTCTGGGCTTGGGGCGGAGAATTTTCTTTTTGTCGAATAACTTTAAAAATAACTTGCATCTTTACAAAGCCTTACAAATTTTTCTGCGTATCTCTAAAATTAACGAGCTTACCTAGCATTTACTTGCTAGGATTTCTGGCGTTTACTTGCGACACGCTGGTATTTAATGGGTAAATTGGGCGTTACTTCTAGTTTAAAACCAATCTTGGAACTCTAGTTAGCTCAGCCCTTCTACCTATCTAATAGTGTTTTGCTTTAAGGTTGAGATAAAGAGATGCATAGAGGTACGTACAGAAGGAGAAGGGAGAATTGTGATTCGTGATAACTATATTTTTCAGTTGGTATCACTAAGGTTAAGTGGTTGGTTTGTCATAATTTGTCAATGACAAACTGCAACGTTGCAAAAATATGTCTTAAGAATTATGTGTCTGGGCTTGACACAATATGCTCGCTAGGATTGAGTACCTTGCAGCTAAATCAGTAAACTGCTACCTGTTATTTGCCATACAGACGAAAAAAACCGAAGAAGAGCCATCTCAGTTTAAGCTTTTATCTCAGTAATCGATGGTTGCCTCACTGGCAGAATAAAAAATTTTAGGAATTGCAAAAAACTTTACTCATTACCTCAATGCTTTGTCACTAAAATAAAAATTGTATGCAAATATAATTAACAAAGGATAAGATGTAAATATTCCCAGATCATTTTGCCAAAAAGTAGAGAGAAGAGGATATATTTTTTATAATGTGATTGTTGTAAAAGACAACGAAACCAACTTGGAGAACGTAAGGATTTATAAGTGCGATGACTGAAACCGCAACTGCACCATTAACAGGAAAAGCATTACTGCAAAAGGTAAAAGAATTATCCGACTTACCAAGACGAGAAAGAGCAAAGCGCTGTGGTTATTACACAATAACCAAGAATAAACAGACTCGCGTTAATCTCACAGATTTTTATGATGCATTATTAGCAGCGAGGGGAATTCCCTTAAGTCCAGAAGGACCAAAAGATGGACGCGGTCGCGAACCAACGTATCGTGTTAGCGTTCACAAAAATGGTCAAATCGTCATAGGTGCAACTTACACTGAGGCGATGGGACTCAAACCAGGAGATGAATTTGAAATCAAGCTAGGATACAAGCACATTCACTTGATTCAACTAGATAGTGATAAAAGTGCTAGCCAGGATGAAGATGATGACGAAGATGAAGAATAATGTTTTTCAAAAAGAGTAAGGCTTATTCCTCAATACCCGAAACATGACTTTTAGCCTAACCTTTTTATTAATCTTCAATCAAAAAAATCTGGCAATTTAACAGCGGTTTTGAACGCTCACCTTAACTATACAGCGCATAGTTTGATGATAAATTTGGCAGCTACCCCAGGCTCATTACTACGAGTAATAGGCTTTTTAATTGCTTGGGCTGGGTGTTGGTTGCCAATAGCAATTCCGCTGTTTGTCGCGCGCGATCAGTCAAAGACATTAGCTGCGCAGAAACTTCCGTTATTAGCCTCGCTGTATCTAATTGCTCCAATTGTGCTTTGGAAAGTGAGCCAAATCACAAATAGAAATTTTTTAGATTATGGCGTAGTCTGGAATTTTGCAATTCTGCGATCTTTAGGTGAAGGTTTAGCGATCGCAGTCCTTAGCATCGCTATCTTGTTTGCAATTCAAACACTTTTGGGCTGGGTGAATTGGCAACAGATATCTCCAAAACAAATCATGAGTGTCGTGCTACCGACATTAGTTCTAGCGCTATGGGTAAGTGCTACCGAAGAATTAATTTTTCGGGGTTTTATGCTGACACAAATGCAGCAAGATTACCCATTGTGGCTCGCCGCAATTATTTCTAGCGGAATTTTTGCGGGACTACATCTTGTGTGGGAACAACGCGAAACTGTACCTCAACTCCCTGGATTGTGGTTGATGGGAATGGTGCTCGTGTTAGCGCGAGTCATTGATAATGGAAGTTTAGGCTTAGCGTGGGGATTGCACAGCGGTTGGGTGTGGGCGATCGCATCTATCGACACAACTCAAGTCCTCGCTTACACCCAAAAAGTTCCTGACTGGATAACAGGAAAACACAATAAACCCTTAGCGGGAATTCTCGGAATTATTTTATTAATGGCAACAGCAGGACTTTTATTGGTAATGGGTAACTGGTAATTGGTAATTGGAAATACCGCTTGCGCTATTCATAAGTTAGTTTTTAACTCTGACCTCTGCTACAGCACTCAAAATTGTCACAGGATTTAAGGGCGTAAACCGCGTTAAGTCCGCAATTGGTACAGATCGCGATAGCTGTACTTGCAACATTTGATAATGCCATTGTTGATGTTTGAGCCAATCTAAAGCGATCGCAAGATGTTCTACCGTTGCTAAAGCAAGGACAATAACACCATTGGGAGAAAGGCGCAAAGCTTCTAAAATTGCCACTAAATTACCGCCACTTCCACCAATAAAAACGCGGTCTGCGGTGGGAAGTTGCGATAAAACTTCTGGCGCACTACCGCGAATCGAAACAACATTCTTTACACCAAAGCGATCGCAATTTTGTTGAATTAATGTTGTCCCTGCTGCGGTTTTTTCGATGGCATAGATGCAAGATGTCGGAAATAAACGGGCGATTTCGATCGCAACAGAACCCGTACCCGCGCCGATATCCCAAACAATTTGTCCAGGTTGTAGCGCTAATTCTCCCAAAACTAACACGCGCACTTCGCGCTTGGTCATTAATCCTGGGCGATCGCTAAAACTCAAAAATACCCGATCGGGTAAACCAAACTGTGGTAGTGTTGCTAAATCCAAGTCTTGGGCATGATTTTGACGCAGTAAAACAACAACATTCAACGGTGCAAACGTTGTTGATGCAACTTGTGCGAGTGACCAAGATTGTACGCGTTGTTGCTGACTTCCTAAATTCTCGCAAACCCAAAACTGATAATCGCTTGGTAAATCCAACGCTTGAATTAAACGCGCGATCGCACTCGGAGTATTTGTGTTAT from Chroococcidiopsis sp. TS-821 encodes:
- a CDS encoding YggT family protein, with translation MSAVTLTNWILGSILGLMILLFLFRIVLTWYPQVDLKRFPFNVIAVTTEPFLAPLRKLVPPIGGVDITPVIWLGIVSLLRELLLGQQGLLTMATRLH
- a CDS encoding AbrB family transcriptional regulator yields the protein MTETATAPLTGKALLQKVKELSDLPRRERAKRCGYYTITKNKQTRVNLTDFYDALLAARGIPLSPEGPKDGRGREPTYRVSVHKNGQIVIGATYTEAMGLKPGDEFEIKLGYKHIHLIQLDSDKSASQDEDDDEDEE
- the psbX gene encoding photosystem II reaction center X protein; this translates as MTPSLMNFFYSLLAGLLIVVIPATVGLIFISQKDKIQRS
- a CDS encoding TolB family protein, with the translated sequence MRKFLAKWGLRHWINLCLGSGLLLFAIACTPLDRPSIPASLNSRYTDEQPALSGDGRYVAFVSNRDGSRHLLLYDLQAQVLLPLPGLQDRPEVIAESPSISYTGRYIVCIINDQGRPSLVLYDRVTQQRQFLSRWYQGWIRNPSISPDGRYIAVESSINGQWDIEVLDRGSRIELDIPDGVPIEEHKLQTSSD
- a CDS encoding Ycf66 family protein, whose protein sequence is MVNFGLNSASILGIVLAVAGAGLYFLRSVRPELSRDHDIFFAAVGLLCGFILLFQGWRLDPILQFGQLLLTGSAIFFAVESVRLRGVATEQAKRNTRIVDEERPVSPVYEYQAELDELEPLYEERPTINPRRRIQGTKETRPARTTEYEDELRRNSTDDYDDEPRRRYSNRASSSERLAPADRPTKRRRSPRPTSPTSRSSVERPEVDEWGYPKSDSSWDDVGSSSTSRPSRPTRSSDSSWEDKDSSNTVARPTTRKRRPAPAQGTSRRREDDIEATPTDYVDYKPVDASDSDFDNPVRFDEP
- a CDS encoding CPBP family intramembrane glutamic endopeptidase, translating into MINLAATPGSLLRVIGFLIAWAGCWLPIAIPLFVARDQSKTLAAQKLPLLASLYLIAPIVLWKVSQITNRNFLDYGVVWNFAILRSLGEGLAIAVLSIAILFAIQTLLGWVNWQQISPKQIMSVVLPTLVLALWVSATEELIFRGFMLTQMQQDYPLWLAAIISSGIFAGLHLVWEQRETVPQLPGLWLMGMVLVLARVIDNGSLGLAWGLHSGWVWAIASIDTTQVLAYTQKVPDWITGKHNKPLAGILGIILLMATAGLLLVMGNW
- a CDS encoding TolB family protein, producing MLALTLILIVLSSYGSSARLLSFPSEPSGRSLNSPAAELTPRVSGRYIVFSSDRFGRQDIYLFDMVSRKLVDLPGLNSFDAIASSPAISEDGRYIVFASNRQGKSGIFLYDRETRQLRNLTTNLQAEVRNPTISADGNRIAFESSANGQWDILIYDRTGKPINIPTEPQ
- the cbiE gene encoding precorrin-6y C5,15-methyltransferase (decarboxylating) subunit CbiE → MSVVHVVGIGLDGKAGLSENVRQIVAQATLLIGSDRHLSYFPQHPAQKWVLGDFTATIERIRNQDTGNVVVLVSGDPLFFGLGRLLLAEFPPEKLVFHPHLSSVQLAFNAIKVPWHDARIISVHGRSLAELIQALQQGAEKIAVLTDNTNTPSAIARLIQALDLPSDYQFWVCENLGSQQQRVQSWSLAQVASTTFAPLNVVVLLRQNHAQDLDLATLPQFGLPDRVFLSFSDRPGLMTKREVRVLVLGELALQPGQIVWDIGAGTGSVAIEIARLFPTSCIYAIEKTAAGTTLIQQNCDRFGVKNVVSIRGSAPEVLSQLPTADRVFIGGSGGNLVAILEALRLSPNGVIVLALATVEHLAIALDWLKHQQWHYQMLQVQLSRSVPIADLTRFTPLNPVTILSAVAEVRVKN
- a CDS encoding succinate dehydrogenase/fumarate reductase iron-sulfur subunit — its product is MQVIFKVIRQKENSPPQAQTYQLEVEPGNTILDCLNRIKWEQDGSLAFRKNCRNTICGSCAMRINGRSALACKENVGSEIQRLQSIEGRHGATPEIILAPLGNMPVIKDLVVDMTSFWNHLEAVEPYISTSARKIPEREFLQTPQERSRLDQTGNCIMCGACYSECNAREINPDFVGPHALAKAYRMVADSRDTQTETRLEKYNIGTQGVWGCTRCFYCNSVCPMDVAPLDQISKIKQEILANKEVPDSIPIRHRKGLIELVKQGGWINEPKFVLQVVGDYFRDLKGLLRITPLGFKMLIRGKFPLHFEPSTGTEEVRSLIESVQQKRGEK